One Pseudomonas fluorescens genomic region harbors:
- a CDS encoding DUF4123 domain-containing protein: MPSDRLTPKDWLAQQPLQSGERLYLIISAASDADALKNLYLTVPTAQLLPIWGGTPYSTWQPVMPYVTEIKGNSAFLPWIAETDALDWGWLAVSRSEPNEVFEHLRSLTQVKMPDGTEVFFRFWDGRHMYPILHGLGDKAGEVLPVFERYLINGQTLEVGTRVVPKVRDWPWWEVPKDLLQGLMAENPSTVIGNMLQWLQEEHADLYFSFPESNLKQKVARFVKRTPLTEENFTGLLKAYLEKEVVA, from the coding sequence GTGCCATCTGATCGACTGACACCCAAGGACTGGCTGGCGCAACAGCCACTGCAAAGCGGCGAGCGCCTGTACCTGATTATCAGCGCGGCAAGTGATGCCGACGCGTTGAAAAACCTTTACCTCACCGTACCCACCGCCCAGCTCCTGCCGATCTGGGGCGGCACGCCCTACTCCACCTGGCAACCGGTGATGCCGTATGTCACCGAAATCAAGGGCAACTCCGCGTTCCTGCCATGGATCGCCGAAACCGACGCCCTCGACTGGGGCTGGCTGGCGGTATCACGTTCAGAGCCGAACGAAGTGTTCGAACATCTGCGCAGCCTGACGCAGGTGAAAATGCCGGATGGCACTGAGGTGTTTTTCCGGTTTTGGGACGGCCGCCATATGTACCCGATTCTGCATGGGCTTGGAGACAAGGCTGGGGAAGTGCTGCCGGTGTTTGAGCGGTACCTGATTAACGGGCAAACGCTGGAGGTCGGGACAAGGGTTGTGCCGAAGGTGCGGGATTGGCCGTGGTGGGAGGTGCCGAAGGATTTGCTGCAGGGATTGATGGCAGAAAATCCCTCGACCGTCATCGGCAACATGTTGCAGTGGCTGCAGGAAGAACACGCTGATCTGTATTTCTCGTTCCCCGAATCGAACCTGAAACAAAAAGTGGCGCGCTTTGTTAAACGCACGCCACTCACGGAAGAAAATTTTACCGGGCTGTTGAAGGCCTATCTGGAAAAAGAGGTGGTGGCATGA
- the tssI gene encoding type VI secretion system tip protein TssI/VgrG has translation MFAPANETHFALTIEGLSADFQVFTLQGREAISQPFVFEVELVSEQPSLDLETLLHKPAFLQLSPDGSGIHGQIYRAAQGDSGKRLTRYSVTLRPQLAYLAHRINQRIFQNLSVPKIIGMVLEEHGIQSNAYEFKTGSIYPERIYCVQYDESDLHFIQRLCEEEGIHFHFQHSATAHKLVFGDDQTVFPKLAPVPYQQDSGMVASNPVIKRFDLRLETRTSRTTRRDYDFEKPRLTLESENRGDALPDLEDYDYPGRFIDRERGKHLAKRALERHRSDFQLAEGKSDQPLLVSGHFLALTEHPKAKWNDLWLLTEVLHEGKQPQVLEESVTSDTTALKDDFHQGYRNRFQATPWDVPNRPPLRHPKPRILGSQSAVVTGPKSEEIHCDEYGRVKVQFHWDREGQADDKTSCWLRVSSAWAGAQYGGIAIPRIGMEVLVTFLEGDPDQPLISGCLYHKENTVPYALPANKTRSTFKTLSSMGGGGYNELRIEDKKGQEQIYLHAQRDWDENIEHDQKIRVGNERHDTVEQNSYTEFKAEEHHTVYADRKVETRANDHLTVGVNQHIKIGTGQFIDAGQEIHLSSGMKVVMEAGAELTLVGGGSFIKIDAGGVTLSGPVINMNSGGSPGSGTGAAPLMPGVLKQADADKAGQVLTPAQINTLKRNAPFCEECEKCKAGACAI, from the coding sequence ATGTTCGCGCCGGCCAATGAAACCCACTTTGCCCTGACCATCGAAGGGCTTTCCGCTGACTTTCAGGTGTTTACCCTGCAAGGCCGGGAAGCCATCAGCCAGCCTTTTGTCTTTGAGGTGGAGCTGGTCAGTGAGCAGCCGTCGCTGGACCTCGAAACCCTGCTGCACAAACCGGCCTTCCTGCAACTGTCGCCCGACGGCAGCGGTATTCATGGCCAGATCTACCGCGCCGCGCAAGGCGATTCGGGCAAACGCCTGACCCGTTATTCGGTGACGCTGCGTCCACAACTGGCGTACCTCGCGCACCGCATTAACCAACGTATCTTCCAGAACCTCAGCGTGCCGAAAATCATCGGCATGGTGCTGGAAGAGCACGGCATTCAAAGCAACGCCTACGAGTTCAAGACCGGCTCGATCTATCCCGAGCGCATTTACTGCGTGCAATACGACGAGTCGGATCTGCATTTCATCCAGCGTCTGTGCGAAGAGGAAGGCATTCACTTCCACTTCCAGCACAGCGCCACGGCGCACAAACTGGTGTTCGGCGATGACCAGACGGTGTTCCCGAAACTGGCGCCTGTGCCCTATCAGCAAGACTCCGGCATGGTCGCCAGCAACCCGGTGATCAAGCGCTTCGACCTGCGCCTGGAAACCCGCACCAGCCGCACCACTCGCCGCGATTACGACTTTGAGAAACCGCGCCTGACGCTGGAAAGCGAAAACCGTGGCGACGCCCTGCCCGACCTCGAGGACTACGATTACCCAGGCCGTTTCATCGACCGCGAGCGCGGCAAGCATTTGGCCAAACGCGCCCTCGAACGCCACCGCAGCGACTTCCAATTGGCCGAAGGCAAAAGCGATCAGCCACTGCTGGTCAGCGGCCATTTCCTCGCTCTCACCGAACACCCGAAAGCCAAGTGGAACGACCTCTGGCTGCTCACCGAGGTTCTGCATGAAGGCAAGCAGCCGCAAGTGCTGGAAGAGTCGGTGACCAGTGACACCACCGCGCTGAAAGACGATTTCCATCAAGGCTACCGCAACCGTTTCCAGGCCACGCCGTGGGACGTGCCCAACCGCCCGCCCCTGCGCCACCCGAAACCGCGCATCCTCGGCAGCCAGAGCGCCGTGGTCACCGGCCCCAAAAGTGAAGAAATCCACTGCGACGAATACGGCCGCGTCAAAGTGCAGTTCCACTGGGACCGCGAAGGCCAGGCCGACGATAAAACCAGCTGCTGGCTGCGCGTCTCCAGCGCCTGGGCCGGCGCCCAGTACGGCGGCATCGCCATCCCGCGCATCGGCATGGAAGTGCTGGTCACCTTCCTTGAAGGCGACCCCGATCAACCGCTGATCAGCGGCTGCCTGTACCACAAGGAAAACACCGTCCCCTACGCCTTGCCGGCGAACAAGACCCGCAGCACCTTCAAAACCCTGAGCTCCATGGGCGGTGGCGGCTACAACGAACTGCGCATCGAAGACAAAAAAGGCCAGGAACAGATCTACCTGCACGCCCAGCGCGACTGGGACGAAAACATCGAACACGACCAGAAAATCCGCGTCGGCAACGAACGCCACGACACCGTCGAGCAAAACAGCTACACCGAATTCAAAGCCGAAGAACACCACACCGTCTACGCCGACCGCAAAGTCGAAACCCGCGCCAACGACCACCTCACCGTGGGCGTGAACCAGCACATCAAGATTGGCACCGGCCAGTTCATTGATGCTGGCCAGGAAATCCACCTCAGCAGCGGCATGAAAGTAGTCATGGAGGCTGGTGCGGAACTGACCCTGGTCGGCGGCGGCAGTTTTATCAAGATCGACGCCGGCGGCGTAACCCTGAGCGGGCCGGTGATCAACATGAATTCCGGTGGTAGTCCGGGCAGTGGGACTGGGGCTGCGCCGTTGATGCCGGGCGTGCTGAAACAGGCCGATGCTGACAAGGCCGGTCAGGTCCTCACCCCGGCCCAGATCAATACCCTCAAACGCAACGCGCCGTTCTGCGAAGAATGCGAGAAATGCAAGGCAGGTGCCTGTGCCATCTGA
- a CDS encoding VOC family protein, with protein sequence MTVQPFVSPDLIRQRFSKAMSDMYREEVPLYGALMELVEQTNREVLSREPDIARQLANTGEIQRLDMERHGAIRVGTATELATLARLFAVMGMQPVGYYDLTPAGVPVHSTAFRAVHEAALQISPFRVFTSLLRLELIENPELRSFAESVLAQRSIFTAAALRLISQAETAGGLNEAEAAEFVLQALETFRWHHSATVTAAQYQTLSAQHRLIADVVAFKGPHINHLTPRTLDIDRVQEQMPAHGITPKAVIEGPPRRQCPILLRQTSFKALDEPIAFTDQGSVRGSHSARFGEIEQRGAALTPRGRALYDRLLNAAREELGDFPNEGNAARYNELMAQHFGEFPDSVEGMREQELAYFRYFATEKGLAAAGIGQSSLEDLLREGYVKAEPLVYEDFLPVSAAGIFQSNLGDAAQTHYGEHSNRQAFEQALGRATIDELALYAETQRRSIEECLAQLAR encoded by the coding sequence ATGACCGTGCAGCCGTTCGTCAGCCCTGACCTGATCCGCCAACGCTTTTCCAAAGCAATGTCCGATATGTACCGCGAAGAAGTGCCGCTGTACGGCGCGTTGATGGAGTTGGTGGAACAGACCAACCGCGAGGTGCTGAGCCGCGAGCCGGACATCGCCCGGCAGCTCGCCAACACTGGTGAAATCCAGCGCCTGGACATGGAGCGCCACGGCGCGATCCGCGTCGGCACGGCAACAGAACTGGCCACCCTCGCCCGTCTGTTTGCGGTCATGGGCATGCAACCGGTCGGTTACTACGACCTGACCCCGGCGGGCGTCCCGGTGCATTCCACGGCGTTTCGCGCCGTGCACGAAGCCGCGCTGCAAATCAGTCCGTTTCGCGTGTTCACTTCGCTGTTGCGCCTGGAATTGATTGAGAACCCTGAGTTACGAAGCTTTGCCGAATCGGTGCTGGCCCAACGTTCGATTTTTACTGCGGCGGCTTTGCGCCTGATCTCGCAAGCGGAAACAGCCGGCGGCTTGAACGAAGCCGAAGCTGCGGAATTCGTCCTACAGGCGCTGGAGACTTTTCGTTGGCATCACAGCGCAACCGTCACCGCCGCGCAATACCAGACGCTGAGCGCACAACACCGGTTGATCGCCGATGTGGTGGCGTTCAAAGGCCCGCACATCAATCATCTGACGCCACGCACGCTGGATATCGACCGCGTGCAGGAACAGATGCCCGCCCATGGCATTACGCCCAAAGCGGTGATTGAGGGCCCGCCCCGCCGCCAGTGTCCGATCCTGCTGCGCCAGACCAGTTTCAAGGCGCTGGACGAACCGATCGCCTTTACCGATCAAGGCAGCGTTCGCGGCAGCCATAGCGCGCGTTTCGGCGAAATAGAACAACGTGGTGCAGCGCTGACCCCCAGGGGGCGTGCGCTGTATGACCGCTTGCTGAACGCCGCGCGGGAGGAACTCGGCGACTTCCCCAATGAGGGAAACGCTGCCCGCTACAACGAGCTGATGGCGCAACACTTCGGCGAGTTTCCTGACAGCGTCGAAGGCATGCGTGAACAGGAACTGGCCTATTTCCGCTACTTCGCCACGGAAAAGGGTTTGGCGGCGGCAGGAATTGGGCAGTCATCGCTGGAAGACTTGCTGCGCGAAGGCTATGTGAAAGCGGAACCGCTGGTGTACGAAGATTTCCTGCCGGTGAGCGCAGCGGGGATTTTTCAGTCAAACCTTGGCGATGCAGCGCAGACGCATTATGGCGAGCACTCGAATCGCCAGGCGTTCGAACAGGCGCTGGGGCGCGCGACCATTGATGAGTTGGCGTTGTATGCCGAGACGCAGCGGCGCTCAATCGAGGAGTGTCTGGCCCAGCTTGCGCGTTGA
- a CDS encoding Hcp family type VI secretion system effector: MATPAYMSVTGEKQGLITAGAFTADSVGNTYQEGHEDQVMVQAFTHDVIIPRDPQSGQPTGQRVHKPVVITKVYDKASPLLQAALTSGERMSEIVIQWYRTSAQGTQEHYYTTKLEDAIIVAINNKMHNCQDPGNAHFTHLEEVQFTYRKITWTHEVSGTSGSDDWRAPVV, from the coding sequence ATGGCAACACCAGCGTACATGTCGGTTACCGGCGAAAAACAAGGCCTGATCACTGCAGGCGCATTCACCGCCGACTCCGTTGGCAACACCTACCAGGAAGGCCACGAAGACCAGGTCATGGTTCAGGCTTTCACCCACGACGTGATCATCCCGCGTGACCCGCAATCCGGTCAGCCAACCGGTCAGCGCGTACACAAGCCAGTTGTGATCACCAAGGTCTACGACAAGGCTTCGCCACTGCTGCAAGCAGCACTGACTTCCGGCGAGCGCATGAGCGAAATCGTTATCCAGTGGTACCGCACTTCGGCCCAAGGCACCCAAGAGCACTACTACACCACCAAACTGGAAGACGCGATCATCGTCGCCATCAACAACAAAATGCACAACTGCCAGGATCCAGGCAACGCGCACTTCACCCACCTGGAAGAAGTGCAGTTCACCTACCGCAAAATCACCTGGACCCACGAAGTATCCGGTACTTCGGGTTCCGATGACTGGCGTGCTCCAGTCGTTTAA
- the glcF gene encoding glycolate oxidase subunit GlcF, which yields MQTTLSEQSRQLPRAAEAEKILRTCVHCGFCNATCPTYQLLGDELDGPRGRIYLIKQVLEGAPATEQTQLHLDRCLSCRNCETTCPSGVDYHNLLDIGRAVVDHAVPRPAAQRLLREGLRALAPNPGLFKGLLRMGTTFRPLLPRLFESKLPQHMPHSGVRPAPRHARRVLLLEGCVQPGLSPNTNDATARVLDRLGISVTTVTEAGCCGALDYHLDAQIKGLDRARQNIDAWWPHLQNGAEAIVQTASGCGAFIKDYGHLLEGDPAYAAKARLISERTLDLVQILAQEPLEQICAASERRIAVHCPCTLQHALKLGGAVEAVLTRLGFNLTAVPDGHLCCGSAGTYSLTQPALARRLRDNRLNALESGRPELIVTSNVGCQSHLSSAGRTPVMHWIELVDQSLAE from the coding sequence ATGCAAACCACCCTCAGCGAGCAATCCCGCCAACTGCCCCGCGCCGCCGAAGCGGAAAAAATCCTGCGCACCTGCGTGCACTGCGGCTTCTGCAACGCGACCTGTCCGACCTATCAACTGCTCGGCGACGAACTCGACGGCCCGCGCGGGCGTATCTATCTGATCAAGCAAGTGCTCGAAGGCGCCCCGGCGACGGAGCAAACGCAACTGCATCTGGATCGCTGCCTGTCCTGTCGCAACTGTGAAACCACCTGCCCGTCCGGCGTCGATTATCACAACCTGCTCGACATCGGTCGTGCGGTGGTCGATCACGCGGTGCCGCGTCCCGCCGCGCAGCGATTACTGCGAGAGGGTCTGCGCGCCCTCGCGCCAAATCCTGGCCTGTTCAAAGGCTTGCTGCGAATGGGCACGACCTTTCGCCCGCTGCTGCCGCGTCTGTTCGAAAGTAAATTGCCGCAGCATATGCCGCACTCCGGTGTGCGCCCCGCGCCCCGTCACGCCCGGCGCGTGCTGTTGCTGGAAGGCTGCGTGCAACCGGGGCTTTCGCCCAACACCAATGATGCGACGGCACGGGTGCTCGATCGATTGGGCATCAGCGTGACAACGGTGACTGAAGCAGGTTGCTGCGGCGCGCTCGACTATCATCTCGACGCCCAAATCAAAGGCCTCGACCGCGCCCGGCAGAACATCGATGCGTGGTGGCCGCACCTGCAAAACGGTGCCGAAGCGATTGTGCAAACCGCGAGCGGTTGCGGCGCGTTCATCAAGGATTACGGGCACTTGCTGGAGGGGGATCCCGCTTACGCCGCGAAAGCCCGGTTGATCAGCGAGCGGACGTTGGATCTGGTGCAGATTCTCGCGCAGGAACCGCTTGAACAGATCTGCGCCGCCAGTGAGCGGAGGATTGCCGTGCATTGTCCGTGTACCCTGCAACATGCGTTGAAACTCGGTGGCGCGGTCGAAGCCGTGCTGACACGCTTGGGCTTCAACCTGACTGCCGTGCCCGACGGCCATTTGTGCTGCGGCTCGGCGGGCACCTATTCACTGACGCAACCGGCGTTGGCGCGGCGGTTGCGCGATAACCGACTCAATGCACTGGAAAGCGGCCGGCCCGAATTGATCGTCACGTCGAATGTCGGTTGCCAAAGCCATCTGTCCAGCGCCGGGCGCACGCCGGTCATGCACTGGATCGAGTTGGTGGATCAGTCGTTGGCAGAATGA
- a CDS encoding RHS repeat-associated core domain-containing protein, protein MSVLMGGIVGGLTAKQPDAQAIINDFKKCLKDYREHAEAWYGGILDAEQQFKVGDEVGTADKDSKKENTLYANCPANGKLVLVHSFESARFVPIGNTPVQLTPVVNGRFVGKNEVGPTINKTIDASGILEVSGLTPNQQYKIIFFPNPTRAQIDSLFNSYQGVIGELGGWLQTEWSTNFLPLWQAHTDASLGGRALQELEAAWEGFMKAIMGLWGDIKSLYDLIAHPRENYEKLKSFFTEEQIKKIYDASADAIHTALLIASDEPLMWIYVAAIVAWVRMLPPQTCTEVLAQMSTEFLLNILIGVVLTGGLGLAVRVGTKAVKGVQSSGKVIKLIEDFTGMLMKVSKSKATPHTEASKPLLLNGDSKFNPARKADVQIAAPKPAETATAPKSKPPVTDGKVESDAQIQTRKKDEPASRIEQVEAIDNAPEQPKNPAKKPAQCVDDTCSDGEPVSMVTGEELLTLTDGELGGLLPFEWTRLYRSSAVEIDSRLGYGWSHSLSHRLQIDDEGVLWTDNENRQTRFPMPTEQRPAITNSLAQAAIYLGNEPGELILTQAGPKTRFYHFRAGRLTTISDAYENRLHISYDFVDRIQRIDNGAGRALLLRYDNRHIVAVDQQQQRSEYNERGERQEPWLTIHTLVTYRYNALDQLVSSTNAIGETEHYRYNDQHVILERQMAGGASFFWEWEREGKLSRCVRHWANYAQMEARYEWDDKGSVIVHNADGSELVYVHDDNARLVSETAPDGGETQNAYDDQGRLIAVKDPMGAITEYQYSDAGRLIAVIPPEGVPTRYNYFNGQLIDVQRGKARWKYERNRQGDITQQTDPDGNETFYSYDRQGRLLEIRHPDGSRHQLGWNNLGQLLEERLPDGGQRKYRYDALGRQTTRQDEFGAITQYQWDAVDRLTQVTLPGGATRAFTYNPYGRVTAERDELGRITRYEYADNLHLVSRRINPDGSQLRYRYDNSQLNLTEIENERGERYHLDYYPNGLIQQETGFDGRRTAYEYDLNGQLLKKTEFGHDGSELTTEYQRDAAGRLLVKKLPDGEEIHYSYDALGRLVNVDDGHWPLAYEYDVQDRLVTEHQGWGTTRYEYDSVGQLSHYRLPDGSTLDYRHLSGGRLSSIDLNGSRLTSHQFNAGREQQRQQGLLLSQYQYDEQGRLQAHSVSQRDKHLFQRRYNYDANGNLAGIDDSRKGNRSYHYDPLDRLISVRGAMPESFAHDPAGNLLGQNDLPAANLANVKGNRLLMQGDRHYDYDAYGNLIREHRGTGQKLVTEYRYDCQHRLIGVSLPGGSTASYKYDAFGRRIEKTVDGHTTEFLWQGERLIAESAENRYRSYVYEPGSFRPLAMLDGEGPLKAAPFYYQLDHLGTPQELTDYSGEIMWSAKYRAYGNLAALDVSEIDNPLRFQGQYFDAETGLHYNRHRYYNPGTGRFLTPDPIKLAGGLNSYQYVPNPTGWVDPLGLSGNCLDDNTQPQGASPGSSTDNVVKQAGPLAPPEPLPVGQGYHNEVYGSKPVKPQNAVERWESFLGEGPYTNIHPRTGLPDNDRIVSSDGKRSIRYGAHEMNSKPNKHHYHEETWTLDLINNLMNVDNTVIRVPPGTK, encoded by the coding sequence ATGAGCGTGTTAATGGGCGGGATCGTTGGCGGTCTTACAGCAAAACAACCCGATGCTCAGGCCATCATCAACGACTTCAAGAAGTGCCTGAAGGATTATCGCGAGCATGCCGAAGCCTGGTACGGTGGCATTCTGGATGCGGAGCAGCAGTTCAAAGTCGGTGACGAAGTTGGCACGGCTGACAAGGACAGCAAGAAGGAAAATACCCTTTATGCCAACTGTCCTGCGAACGGCAAGCTGGTGCTGGTCCATAGTTTCGAGTCTGCGCGTTTTGTGCCGATCGGCAATACGCCAGTTCAACTGACGCCGGTCGTCAACGGCCGCTTCGTCGGCAAAAACGAAGTTGGTCCAACAATCAATAAAACCATTGACGCGTCAGGGATTCTTGAAGTCTCAGGCCTTACCCCAAATCAGCAGTACAAAATTATCTTCTTTCCGAATCCGACGCGTGCCCAGATCGACAGTTTGTTCAACTCCTATCAGGGTGTAATCGGCGAGCTGGGTGGCTGGCTACAAACCGAATGGAGCACCAACTTCCTGCCGTTATGGCAGGCTCACACCGATGCCTCCCTTGGTGGTCGCGCGTTGCAGGAACTGGAAGCGGCTTGGGAAGGCTTCATGAAAGCAATCATGGGCTTGTGGGGCGATATCAAAAGTCTCTACGACCTCATCGCCCATCCTCGCGAAAACTACGAGAAGCTGAAAAGTTTTTTCACTGAAGAACAGATCAAGAAGATCTACGACGCCTCTGCCGACGCTATCCACACTGCTTTATTGATCGCTAGCGATGAGCCGCTGATGTGGATATATGTAGCGGCCATCGTGGCCTGGGTGAGGATGCTGCCGCCGCAGACTTGTACCGAAGTGCTGGCGCAAATGTCGACAGAGTTCCTGCTGAACATTCTGATCGGCGTTGTATTGACTGGTGGTCTTGGCCTGGCCGTACGCGTGGGTACAAAAGCCGTCAAAGGGGTACAAAGCAGCGGCAAAGTCATAAAGCTGATTGAAGACTTCACCGGCATGTTGATGAAAGTCAGCAAGTCCAAGGCAACGCCGCACACCGAAGCATCAAAACCGTTGTTGCTCAATGGTGATTCGAAATTCAATCCGGCGCGCAAAGCGGATGTTCAGATTGCCGCTCCCAAACCCGCCGAAACCGCGACAGCTCCGAAGAGCAAGCCACCGGTCACTGACGGCAAAGTGGAATCCGATGCGCAGATTCAGACACGTAAAAAAGATGAGCCAGCCTCACGCATCGAGCAGGTAGAGGCCATCGACAACGCCCCCGAACAGCCGAAGAACCCAGCGAAAAAACCCGCACAATGCGTCGACGACACATGCTCAGACGGCGAACCCGTATCGATGGTGACCGGCGAAGAGTTACTGACGCTCACCGATGGGGAACTGGGTGGCCTGCTGCCTTTTGAGTGGACACGCCTATACCGAAGCAGCGCAGTCGAAATTGATAGCCGCCTCGGCTATGGCTGGAGTCATTCACTGTCTCATCGCTTGCAGATCGACGATGAGGGCGTGCTGTGGACGGACAACGAGAACCGGCAAACCCGTTTCCCGATGCCCACGGAACAGCGTCCGGCCATCACTAACAGCTTGGCGCAGGCAGCGATTTATCTAGGCAATGAACCCGGCGAACTCATTTTGACCCAGGCCGGGCCAAAAACACGCTTTTACCATTTCCGTGCCGGGCGCCTGACAACGATCAGCGATGCTTACGAAAATCGTCTGCACATCAGTTATGACTTCGTTGATCGTATCCAGCGCATCGATAATGGCGCAGGGCGCGCGCTGTTGTTGCGTTACGACAACCGGCACATTGTCGCTGTGGATCAACAGCAACAACGCTCCGAATACAATGAACGCGGCGAACGCCAAGAGCCATGGCTGACGATTCATACCCTCGTCACCTACCGATACAACGCACTTGATCAACTGGTTTCTTCTACGAATGCGATCGGCGAAACCGAGCATTACCGCTACAACGATCAGCACGTCATCCTCGAGCGACAAATGGCCGGAGGGGCCAGCTTCTTTTGGGAGTGGGAGCGTGAAGGCAAGCTGTCCCGATGCGTGCGTCATTGGGCCAATTACGCGCAGATGGAAGCGCGTTACGAGTGGGACGATAAAGGCTCGGTCATTGTCCATAACGCTGACGGCAGTGAACTGGTCTATGTGCATGACGACAATGCCCGCTTGGTCAGTGAGACCGCGCCAGACGGTGGCGAAACGCAGAACGCTTATGACGATCAGGGTCGACTGATTGCCGTTAAAGATCCCATGGGGGCGATCACCGAGTATCAGTACAGCGATGCCGGACGCTTGATTGCGGTGATTCCACCGGAAGGTGTTCCGACGCGTTACAACTACTTCAACGGTCAACTTATTGATGTCCAGCGCGGTAAGGCGCGCTGGAAATACGAACGCAACCGCCAAGGCGATATTACCCAACAAACCGATCCTGACGGCAACGAGACCTTCTACAGCTATGACCGTCAGGGACGCTTGCTGGAGATCCGTCATCCCGACGGTAGTCGTCATCAATTGGGCTGGAACAACCTCGGCCAGTTGTTGGAAGAACGCTTGCCAGATGGCGGTCAACGCAAGTACCGCTACGATGCACTCGGTCGGCAGACCACTCGCCAGGACGAATTCGGTGCGATCACCCAATACCAATGGGATGCCGTCGACCGCCTCACTCAGGTCACTCTGCCCGGCGGCGCCACCCGCGCATTTACCTACAATCCGTATGGCCGCGTCACTGCCGAACGCGACGAGCTAGGCCGCATCACCCGCTACGAATACGCCGACAACCTGCACCTCGTCAGCCGCCGCATCAATCCCGACGGCAGCCAACTGCGCTACCGCTACGACAACTCACAACTCAACCTCACAGAGATAGAGAACGAGCGCGGCGAACGCTATCACCTCGATTACTACCCGAACGGCCTGATTCAACAGGAAACCGGCTTCGACGGCCGCCGCACGGCTTACGAGTACGACCTCAACGGCCAACTGCTGAAGAAGACCGAATTCGGCCATGACGGTAGCGAACTGACTACCGAATACCAGCGCGATGCCGCAGGTCGTTTGCTGGTCAAGAAGCTGCCCGATGGCGAAGAAATTCATTACAGCTATGACGCGCTTGGTCGCCTGGTCAATGTCGACGACGGCCATTGGCCGCTCGCCTATGAATACGATGTGCAAGATCGACTGGTCACCGAGCATCAGGGCTGGGGCACAACCCGCTACGAATACGACAGCGTCGGCCAACTTAGCCATTACCGCCTTCCTGATGGCAGCACACTCGACTATCGTCATCTGTCCGGCGGGCGGCTGAGCAGTATCGACCTGAACGGTTCGCGCCTGACCAGCCACCAGTTCAACGCCGGTCGTGAACAACAGCGCCAGCAAGGTTTGTTGCTCAGCCAATACCAATACGATGAACAGGGCCGACTGCAAGCGCACAGCGTCAGTCAGCGGGATAAACACCTGTTTCAACGGCGATATAACTACGACGCCAACGGCAACCTCGCTGGCATCGACGACAGCCGCAAAGGCAATCGCAGCTATCACTACGACCCGCTCGACCGACTGATCAGCGTGCGCGGCGCCATGCCAGAGAGCTTCGCACACGACCCGGCGGGCAACCTCCTCGGACAAAATGACCTGCCCGCAGCCAACCTCGCCAACGTCAAAGGCAATCGCCTGCTGATGCAAGGCGACCGCCATTACGACTACGACGCCTACGGCAACCTGATCCGCGAACATCGCGGCACCGGCCAAAAGCTCGTCACCGAATATCGCTACGATTGCCAACACCGCTTGATTGGCGTCAGCCTGCCGGGCGGCAGCACCGCGTCTTACAAATACGACGCTTTCGGTCGCCGCATCGAGAAAACCGTCGACGGTCACACCACTGAATTTCTATGGCAAGGCGAACGATTGATCGCCGAAAGCGCCGAAAATCGCTACCGCAGCTACGTCTACGAACCGGGCAGCTTCCGCCCGTTGGCAATGCTCGACGGCGAAGGCCCACTAAAAGCGGCCCCGTTCTACTACCAACTCGACCACCTCGGCACGCCGCAGGAACTGACCGACTACAGCGGCGAGATCATGTGGTCGGCTAAATACCGTGCCTACGGTAACCTTGCGGCACTCGACGTCAGCGAGATCGATAACCCGCTGCGGTTTCAGGGTCAGTATTTCGATGCGGAGACAGGGTTACATTACAACCGGCACCGCTACTACAATCCGGGGACTGGAAGGTTTTTGACGCCGGATCCGATCAAGCTTGCGGGCGGGTTGAATAGCTACCAGTACGTGCCTAATCCTACGGGGTGGGTGGATCCTCTAGGATTGAGCGGCAACTGTCTGGATGATAATACGCAACCGCAGGGAGCGAGTCCTGGGTCGAGTACGGACAACGTCGTAAAACAGGCAGGACCTTTGGCGCCTCCCGAGCCGCTGCCCGTGGGTCAGGGCTATCACAACGAAGTTTATGGTAGCAAGCCTGTAAAGCCGCAGAATGCGGTAGAAAGATGGGAAAGTTTCTTAGGTGAAGGACCTTATACAAATATTCACCCGAGGACTGGATTACCAGACAACGACAGAATCGTTTCGTCCGACGGCAAGAGGAGTATTCGATATGGTGCACATGAAATGAACAGCAAACCCAACAAGCACCATTACCATGAAGAAACATGGACTCTAGACTTAATTAACAACCTAATGAATGTCGACAACACTGTTATACGAGTCCCGCCAGGTACGAAATAA